The Pongo abelii isolate AG06213 chromosome 20, NHGRI_mPonAbe1-v2.0_pri, whole genome shotgun sequence genome window below encodes:
- the LIN7B gene encoding protein lin-7 homolog B isoform X2: MAALVEPLGLERDVSRAVELLERLQRSGELPPQKLQALQRVLQSRFCSAIREATVAAFTASEGHAHPRVVELPKTDEGLGFNIMGGKEQNSPIYISRVIPGGVADRHGGLKRGDQLLSVNGVSVEGEQHEKAVELLKAAQGSVKLVVRYTPRVLEEMEARFEKMRSARRRQQHQSYSSLESRG; the protein is encoded by the exons ATGGCTGCGCTGGTGGAGCCGCTGGGGCTGGAGCGGG ACGTGTCCCGGGCGGTTGAGCTCCTCGAGCGGCTCCAGCGCAGCGGGGAGCTGCCGCCGCAGAAGCTGCAGGCCCTCCAGCGAGTTCTGCAGAGCCGCTTCTGCTCCGCTATCCGAGAG GCCACAGTGGCTGCCTTCACAGCCAGCGAGGGCCACGCACATCCCAGGGTAGTGGAGCTACCCAAGACGGATGAGGGCCTAGGCTTCAACATCATGGGTGGCAAAGAGCAAAACTCGCCCATCTACATCTCCCGGGTCATCCCAGGGGGTGTGGCTGACCGCCACGGAGGCCTCAAGCGTGGGGATCAACTGTTGTCGGTGAACGGTGTG AGCGTTGAGGGTGAGCAGCATGAGAAAGCGGTGGAGCTGCTGAAGGCGGCCCAGGGCTCGGTGAAGCTGGTTGTCCGTTACACGCCGCGAGTGCTGGAGGAGATGGAGGCCCGGTTCGAGAAGATGCGCTCTGCCCGCCGGCGCCAACAGCATCAGAGCTACTC GTCCTTGGAGTCTCGAGGTTGA
- the LIN7B gene encoding protein lin-7 homolog B isoform X1, whose protein sequence is MAALVEPLGLERDVSRAVELLERLQRSGELPPQKLQALQRVLQSRFCSAIREVYEQLYDTLDITGSAEIRAHATAKATVAAFTASEGHAHPRVVELPKTDEGLGFNIMGGKEQNSPIYISRVIPGGVADRHGGLKRGDQLLSVNGVSVEGEQHEKAVELLKAAQGSVKLVVRYTPRVLEEMEARFEKMRSARRRQQHQSYSSLESRG, encoded by the exons ATGGCTGCGCTGGTGGAGCCGCTGGGGCTGGAGCGGG ACGTGTCCCGGGCGGTTGAGCTCCTCGAGCGGCTCCAGCGCAGCGGGGAGCTGCCGCCGCAGAAGCTGCAGGCCCTCCAGCGAGTTCTGCAGAGCCGCTTCTGCTCCGCTATCCGAGAG GTGTATGAACAGCTTTATGACACGCTGGACATCACCGGCAGCGCCGAGATCCGAGCCCATGCCACAGCCAAG GCCACAGTGGCTGCCTTCACAGCCAGCGAGGGCCACGCACATCCCAGGGTAGTGGAGCTACCCAAGACGGATGAGGGCCTAGGCTTCAACATCATGGGTGGCAAAGAGCAAAACTCGCCCATCTACATCTCCCGGGTCATCCCAGGGGGTGTGGCTGACCGCCACGGAGGCCTCAAGCGTGGGGATCAACTGTTGTCGGTGAACGGTGTG AGCGTTGAGGGTGAGCAGCATGAGAAAGCGGTGGAGCTGCTGAAGGCGGCCCAGGGCTCGGTGAAGCTGGTTGTCCGTTACACGCCGCGAGTGCTGGAGGAGATGGAGGCCCGGTTCGAGAAGATGCGCTCTGCCCGCCGGCGCCAACAGCATCAGAGCTACTC GTCCTTGGAGTCTCGAGGTTGA
- the C20H19orf73 gene encoding putative uncharacterized protein C19orf73 homolog, with translation MGLKVGFQRGGSFRKDALWLEGGVSARWARAPHSAPLRPPRELHAAPPPATPTQTVVRPAGFPRRTRLMVRSAPPTQRPPTGSSCVSGLWRKALGLRPQTLLRVGGVVLSSAPALRPRLRPGLRPPPSD, from the coding sequence ATGGGGCTAAAGGTTGGATTTCAACGCGGGGGCAGCTTCCGGAAAGACGCGCTGTGGTTGGAAGGTGGAGTGAGCGCCCGGTGGGCGAGGGCACCTCATTCTGCACCCCTGCGCCCGCCTCGGGAACTGCACGCGGCACCCCCACCCGCGACTCCCACGCAGACAGTAGTGCGGCCTGCAGGGTTCCCCCGGCGGACGAGGCTAATGGTTCGCTCCGCCCCGCCCACACAGAGGCCGCCCACTGGCTCCAGCTGCGTTTCAGGACTCTGGAGGAAGGCACTTGGCCTTCGCCCTCAGACGCTCTTAAGGGTAGGCGGCGTTGTCCTCAGTTCTGCCCCAGCACTCAGACCCAGACTGCGTCCCGGCCTCCGCCCTCCGCCCTCGGACTAG